From the genome of Pseudomonas migulae:
CGAGGCACCGAACGAAAGGGGCAAAAGCCCTTGGTTACTTGGGGCTTCTCCAAGTGACTCGCCGTAAGGGCGAAACCAATATCAGCCGTTACCGCAGAAACGGATATACACCCAAACAACCCGAGCGATTATTACGTTTCCTGCAACGCTGAATCAGCCCCAGCCCCCTTTATCACTCCCACCCAAGGACTAAACTTCAAAGCATCAGAACCACCACCGAGCCGACAAAAATGAAAACCCTGACCACCCTGCTTCTGACCCTCCTTGCCACATCAGCCATGGCCGCCACCAACGAGCCAGTCGCCACCCCATACAACCCGGCGCAACCACTGGACATCGCCAAGGTGGTTTCAGTGACTGACACCGCAACCACCTGCGACGTCGTGCCGGCAACCATGGTCTACATCGATCATAAAGGCCAGACCCACAGCGTGACTTACCAAGTCATGGGCAACTGCACCAGCAGCCTGTAAAGCCGGGCAACCCACGACTCACACGATCAGCCGTTTCGCCTGCAACGCCAAATCGTGCAGGCCGGCCAAACGCGCCATGATCCGTTCGACCACCTCGACCCTGGCAACCGCACCGCTTTGCAATTCACCCATCGAGTGCAACGCCACCCCGGCCTTTTCCAACCCCAGACGGGTCGACCCTGATAACTGCTGAAGCCCTTGGCGCGCCTGCTCCGCGGACTGCTCCAGCCCCGTGGCGATATGCCGGATCTGCGCACTGGAGTCCGCCGCCTGACGCGACAGATTGCGCACCTCATCGGCGACCACCGCAAACCCCCGGCCATGACTACCCGCCCTCGCCGCCTCGATCGCCGCGTTCAGCGCCAACAGGTTGGTCTGACGGGCAATGTCCTGGATGCTGCCGACAATCGAGCCGATACGCATCGACTGACTGCCGAGCTCATCGAACACTTGATCCAGACGCTGCATGTAGAGGTTCAGATCCTCCAGCACAGTGGCCGAAGACTGCATGCTCTGAGTACTCGCCTTGACCCGTTCGCCCGCCGTGCGCGCCAGTTGGTTGGCAAAACGCATGTCCTCCTCGGTTTGCAGCACCGACTCGGTCAATTGCTCCAGCTTGACCTGCAAGCCGACTTGGTAAGTGGTTTGTTCTTTTTCAGTGCTCATAGCAGCGTCCAGGTGTAACTGAGGATCAGGCGGTTTTCGTCGATATCACTGCGGTAGTTCGAACGCGCCATCACATTACGCACCCGAATCCCGAGGCCCTTGAGGCTGCCGCTCTGCAGCACATAACCGAGGTCGAGATCACGCTCGCGATCCTTGCCCTCGAAGCCCTGCCCGGTGTCGACGTTGTTGCCGGAGATGTAGCGCACGGTGCTGGTCAGCCCCGGCACGCCGAGGGCGGCGAAATCGTAGTCGTAACGCGCCTGCCAGGAGCGCTCGTCGGTGTAGGCAAACTCGTAGGTCGGCACCTCGTTGCCCAGCGGCGTGATGTTGGCAAAGACCCGCGGGAAAGCACTGTCACCAAACATCCCCTGATAACCGACATAAAACGTGTGGCCGCCGCGCTTGGCTGACAGCAGCGAGAAGAACGCCTGGTTGTCGATGTTGCCCAGCAACTTCTTGCCGTCTTCGCGCGAATCGTAATAGCCAAGGTTGGCACCCAGCGTCCAGTCACCCATCGGCTGGCTGTGCTTGAGACCGAGAAAGCGCTGGTTGTAGATATCTTCCAGTTGCCCGAACCAGGCACTGACCGAACTGCGCTTATCGTTGAAGGCGTAATCGGCACCGGCAAAATTGAAGCCGTCACTGCTGACCTGACGCTGCGGAACGTGACCGAGCATGGCCTGCATCTTTTCGTCGCCGGCCTCGTTGCGCAGGCTGGTGGTACTCAAGTGGCCACCCTGCAAGGTCAGGCCATTGATCTCATTGGAGCTGATGCTTGCGCCCTGATAGCTGGGCGGCAGCAGCCGGATATCGCTGAACGCCAGCACCGGCAGATTGGGTTGCAACTCCCCCACTTTCAGCTCGGTCCTGGAGTAACGCACCTTCAGCGCCGCTTCGAGACGGCTGTAGTCATTCGCCGCGCGCCCGTCGTCTTTAACGGGGAGCAAACCGGTATTGACGCGATCGGGGCTGCTGTCGAGTTTGAGCCCGAGCAAGCCGATCACATCCACACCGAATCCGACGGGACCTTCGGTGTAACCGGATTTGACGTTGAGGATGAAACCCTGCGCCCACTCCTCGGCCTTCGATTGTTTGTTGGCCCCGACGATGTCGGAGAAATCACGGCTGAAGTAGTAATTGCGTGCTTGCAAGGTGGCCGTGGTGTCTTCGATAAAGCCGCTCTCGGCTGCCGTTGCCCCATTGGAGAAACCCGAGACGAGCGCCATGGACAACACCGAACCGGTTGTTGGAAGAATCTGTTTCATCATTGTTTCTCTTATTTTTATTGATCGACAGTTGGAAGTGCTTCAGCCGCCGCGCTTTCGCGACGGGCGTTTAACAACACGTGGGTAACCATCCCGAAAATCAGCCCCCAGAAAGCCGCGGACAACCCCAACAGCGACATGCCCGACGCTGTAGTAAGGAAGGTCACCAGCGCGGCTTCGCGATCACTCGGCACCGCCATCGCGCCAGCCAGCGCCCCGGCAATTGCGGCGAACAGCGCCAGCCCGGCGAGCGCCGCAATCAGCTCTTTGGGGAACGCCGAAAACAGCGAAACCAGGGTGGCGCCGAAAATCCCCAGCACCAGGTAACAGAGCCCGCCGACAACCCCGGCCACATAGCGCTTGCCAGGGTTTTCATGGGCCTCGCGGCCGGTACAAATGGCTGCGGTGATCGCTGCCAGATTCAGTCCGTGACAGCCGAACGGGGCCAACAGCGCCGTGCCCAAGGCGCTGCTGGCGATGATCGGCCCGGCCGGCGTTGCGTAGCCGCTGGCGCGCAACACCGCCATGCCGGGAACGAACTGACCGGTCAGGGCGACCATCACCAGCGGCAAGGCGATATTCAGGGTCGCGCTCAGGCTGAACTCGGGCGTGATCCACACCGCCGTGGCCAACCCGATCACCAGTGCTTCGCTGTGCAAATCACCCGCGAGAAACGCGATCGAGCAGCCCACCAACAGGACCATCAACACCGCATAACGCGGCATCAACCGTTTGCAGATCAGGTACGTGGCAAACATCGCCAGCACCAGCAACGGTTTGCCCTGCAACGAGACGAACAACCCCGTGCCGAAGCTGAACAGAATCCCCGCCAGCATCGCCGCCGCAATGGCCGCGGGCAGTTTGCCGATGATCCGGTCAAACGCCCCCGACACCCCGACCAGGAAAATGATCAGGCTGCTGACCAGATACGCCCCCACCGCCTCCGGCATGGAGATCCCTGGCAACAACGCCACCAGCAACGCCGAACCCGGCGCCGACCACGCGATGATCACCGGCACGCGGTAACGCAGGCTCAAGCCGATGCCGAGCACCGCACTGCCGATGGAAATCGCCCAGACCCACGACGACAGCACTTCCCGTGACAGCTGCGCGCTCTCGGCGGCCTGGAAAATAATCACCAACGGGCCTGCGTAGGAAATCACCGTGGCGATGAATCCGGCGATCGCCGCCGACAAGGAAAAGTCCCGGACGAACGTTTTCATGAGGCTTCGCCGATGGACCCGTCTGGCGAACCGTGACGCAGGCCCGACAACGATTGCCTGTGACTGCGCTGATTGCTGATAGCGAACACGGTCATGGCGATTGCGGCCACCGCGCCTGGCAAGGCGAACGCCATGAAGTTGAGTTGCAGCGGCAGGCTGATCCCGAGCAAGGCACCGCCCAGCAGCGGCCCGACAATCGCGCCGTTGCGCCCGATGCCCGAGGCCCAGCCCAGACCGGTGGAGCGAATGGTCATGGAGTAGAACTGCGCGGCGCAGGCGTACAGCAGGATTTGCGAGCCGATGGTGGTAGCGCCGGCCAGCGCGATCAGCAGGTACAACACCGGCATCGGACTATTGAAGCCCAGCAACGTGATCGACACCGCCGCCACGCCAAAGAACACTGCCAACACCCGCGGCAGGTTCAGTTTGTCGCCCAGAACGCCTCCGCCGACCGCGCCGAAAATGGCACCGAAGTTGAGCACCAACAGGAACGACAGGCTCGAGCCCAGGCTGTACCCGGCGTTGGCCATCAGTTTCGGCAGCCACGAACTCAAGGCATACACCATCAGCAGGCAGCAGAAAAACGCCAGCCACAGCATCAGCGTGCGCAGTGCCCGGCCCTCGCGAAACAGTTGCAGCACGGGGGTGCCGGTGCCCTTCACTTCGCTCATGTGCAGTTGATCGCTGGTCTGCGCGATGTACGCCGGATCGACCCGCTGGAGAATGTTGCGCGCTTCTTCGTTGCGTCCCTGACGCAACATGAAACCCACCGACTCGGGCAGGAAGTACATGATCAGCGGCAACAACACCAACGGCAGCACCGCGACGTAAAACACCGACTGCCAGCCGAAGCTCGGGATCAGCACGATGCCCAGCCCCGCCGAGAGCATGCCGCCCACCGAGTACCCGCTGAACATGATCGCCACCAGCGTGCTGCGGATTTTCTTCGGCGCGTACTCGTTCATCAGTGCCACGACATTGGGCATCACCCCGCCGATGCCCAGCCCGGCGATGAACCGGCAAATCCCGAACTCGGTGGGGTTACGGGCAAAACCGTTGAGCACGGTAAAACCGCTGAAGAGCATCACGCAGATCGTGATGGCTTTCTTGCGACCGATCCTGTCCGAGAGCGGGCCGAAAAACAGTGCGCCGAACATCATGCCGAACAGCGCGTAGCTGCCCAGTGCGCCGGCCTGCAAGGGACTGAGCCCCCACTCTTTCATCAGCATCGGCAGCACGACCCCGTAAATCACCAGGTCGTAACCATCGAAGATGATGATCAGGGCACACCAGAACAGCACCATCCAGTGGAAGCGGTTGAATCGTGCTTTGTCGATAACCTCATGTACGTCAATCTTGCGCATGGCATTTATCTCTTGTTGTTGTTTTTATAAAAATCCCGGTAAAGCGGCTAACGTCCCGTAAAGCCGAGGGTAAAGTTGCCAGGCGCTGGGCAATATCCGCTTTGCGCAGATCGCTATCCGTTTTGTGCAAGGCCCTGAATCGGGCGCTGGATGAGGAAATATCGCGGCAGTCTTTTGCTCTTCTCCGACAAACTGTCTTCTTTGCGATCGCATTTGAACGCTAAGCTTGGGCCTATGGATGACTCAGATTATTTACGCCTGCTGACCATTGCGGCCGAGCAGGCCAACGCGTTCCTCTCCAATGCCCGCAAATGGGAGCGTGAGCGTTGGGTGTGCCAGCGCCTGCTGCAAGGCCTGAACATTCCTTACCGCGTCGACGAATTCGCCCCCGCCGGGGAGCCGCCGGACGTGCTGTTTCGCGAGGCGAATTTCGAAGTGTTTTTCGTGCTCGACGAGGGCCGGCGTCTCAATGATGAGTGGCGTGATGAGCTGCAGCGGCGACGCAGTGCCTTTTCATTGAGTTCGCTGGTGCGCCGTGAGGCCAAGCCCAGGCGTATTCCGGCCAATGAGTTCCTGCTGAGACTCGCGCCGACCTTGCGCAAGAAAGCACACAACTACAAAGAACGCGGCATGGACCTGGGCGAACTGGACATCATTGCCTTCGCCAGCCTCAAGCGCGAAGTGCTCGACCTCAATAGCCATTTCCCGCCGCCAACCGAATACTTGCGTCAGGGCTGGCGCTCGTTGTCGCTGGTCGGTCCGACATTCGCTCGCGTGCTGTTCGCCCACCCGGATGCACCGGACTTTCTGCGCAGCAACCTGGGACGCAGCATCGTTTTCGATGTCGGGATCAGCCTGTGAGCCCATTGCAGGAATTACTTGCCGCAGTGCCGCAACAGGGTCGCGTTCGCTGGATCGGCGTGCGCCCGCAGCCTCATGTGCCGATGATCGAACTGGAAGCGGTGGAGGCGCGACTTGAAGCCGGGTTGACCGGTGATCGCGCTCGCCCTGGCGTACGCAACGCGCGACAGGTCACGCTGATTCAGTGGGAACATCTGCCGGTGATCAGTTCGCTGATGGGCCGGCCGGACGATAATCCAGTGTTGCCTAATGATTTGCGCCGCAATCTCGTTATCAGCGGTATCAACCTGTTCAGCCTCAAGGGCCGTCGCTTCAAAATCGGCCAGGCGATTTTCGAAACCACGGGTTGGTGCCAGCCTTGCGCGCGCTTGCAACACAACCTCGGCCCCGGGACCTTTCAGGCCGTTCGCGGACATGGCGGAATCACCGCCCGAGTGTTACAAAGTGGAATCATTCGCCTGGACGATACAGTCAGCGTCGAGCCGATTCCGGCCAGCGGCTATGCTCCGTTCAACGCGGGGTAAAAACCCCCTGTAGCTTCTTCACATTCAGCAACGTCTCCCCCTGACGAGGCCCGATATGACCAGCCGCCTGAACCCCGACGACCAAAAGCATGTCGAAGAGTACCTGCACCTGTCCCAGCACCGAGTCGAGCGCCGGCCTTTCCGGCCGTGGATGCTCCTGGTGGTGGTGTTGGCAGTGACCATTGGCCTGGGCCTGTTGAGCCGATTTATCAGTTACCTGACGCTATGAGCTGCTTCGCGCTCGCTCGGGTAATTGCACCGATTTCTTTTAGCCTTGCGAGATATCCCCATGACTCATCGTATTGTCATCGTTGGCGGCGGCGCCGGCGGTCTGGAGTTGGCTACCCGTCTGGGTAAGACTCTGGGCAAGCGCGGCACGGCCAGTGTGATGCTGGTCGACGCGAACCTGACCCACATCTGGAAACCGCTGTTGCATGAAGTGGCGGCCGGTTCCCTGAACTCTTCCGAAGACGAACTCAACTATGTCGCCCAGGCGAAATGGAACCACTTCGAGTTCCAGCTGGGACGCATGAGCGGGCTTGATCGCGCACAGAAGAAAATCCAGCTGGCGGCCACGTACGATGAAGCCGGCCTGGAATTGGTGCCGGCACGTGAAGTGCCTTACGACTCACTGGTGATCGCCGTCGGCAGCACCACCAACGATTTCGGCACCCAGGGCGCGGCGCAGCATTGCCTGTTCCTCGACACCCGCAAACAGGCCGAGCGTTTCCACCAGCAACTGCTCAATCACTACTTGCGCGCTCACGCCGGGCAAACCGATGTGGTGCAACAGATCAGCGTGGCGATCGTCGGCGCCGGCGCCACAGGCGTCGAGCTGGCCGCCGAACTGCACAACGCCGCGCACGAACTGGCGGCTTATGGTCTGGACCGGATCAAACCGGAAAACATGCACATCACCCTGATCGAAGCCGGTCCACGGGTGTTGCCAGCGTTGCCGGAACGGATTGGCGGCCCTGTGCATAAAACCCTGGAGAAACTCGGGGTCAACGTCATGACCAATGCGGCCGTCAGCGAAGTGACCGCCGACAGCCTGATCACCGCCGACGGCAAAGTGATCAACGCCAGCCTCAAGGTCTGGGCCGCCGGGATTCGTGCGCCGGGTTTCCTCAAGGACATCGACGGTCTGGAAACCAATCGCATCAACCAGCTGCAAGTGCTACCGACCCTGCAAACCACCCGCGACGAGAACATCTTCGCTTTCGGTGACTGCGCCGCCTGTCCGCAGCCGGGTACCGATCGCAATGTGCCGCCGCGCGCCCAGGCCGCGCATCAGCAGGCGTCATTGCTGGCCAAATCGTTGAAGCTGCGCATCGAAGGCAAGCCGTTGCCTGTGTACAAGTACACCGACTACGGCTCGCTGATTTCGCTGTCGCGTTTTTCGGCTGTGGGTAACTTGATGGGCAACCTGACCGGCAGCGTCATGCTCGAGGGCTGGCTGGCGCGGATGTTTTATGTGTCGCTGTATCGCATGCACCAGATGGCGCTGTATGGCGCGTTCCGCACGGCGATGTTGGTGTTGGGCAGCAAGATCGGACGCGGGACTGAGCCGCGGCTCAAGCTGCACTGACACACATTCACCCTGTGGGAGCGAGCCTGCTCGCGAAAAGGTCATCACATTCAGCATCTATGTTGATTGTTACGCCGCCTTCGCGAGCAGGCTCACTCCCACATTTGTTATGCATCAATCCGCAGATCTGTGTCTCACGGTATCCCCCTTGCGCGACACAGAAGCGATACCGGCTCCGTTTCCGCATCGCGCATAAGCAAGGCCAGCATGAGAAGGATAAATGCAGCGATTGCGGGGAATGAACCACGCCAGAATATGATGCGTCGGCGGCGCCGGGTTGTCTGGCCATGATTACCAATCCCTTGAACCGCCGTGCGGTTATAACGGAGCCACCAGCCAGTCGTTCGCCTGGCGTATATCGATGTCACTCAGTCGGCCACTCCAGCGGTGCAGCACCAGCAGGCTGGTAACAAACTTGTATTGCGACTGGTAGAGATCACGTCGTGCGCTAAATTCGTTCTTGATGCTATCCAGCACATCGGTGGCGTTCTTAACGCCATACTGAAACGCGCTCTCGGTGGCGAGACGTGATCTCTCGGCAGATTCGAGCGCACGGCGGGTTGCCTTGATCCGGCTGAGGCCGGCCGTGATGCCGATGTAAGCGCTTCGCGTTTCCTTGACCACCTGTCGACGCAGGGCTTCCAGGTCTTGCTGGGCGGCTTCCTTGTCGCCTTCGGAGGCCACCACCTTGGCGCTGGCAGAACCACCGCTGTACAGCGGAACCTGCAGATCCAGGGACGCCACGAAGTTATCGGAGCGCGGCGTCAGTGAGCCTTCGTAGCCAATGTCGCTGCGTTGCGCGGTCAGGTTCAAACCCAGACGGGGCAGATGCCCGGCCTTGGCCTCGCGGATGGCGGCCTCAGCGGCGTTGACGCTGTGTTCGCGGGCTTTCAGGGCCGGATTGCTCTCCAGCGCAGTCTGCACCCAGTACGCTTCAGCTTGCGCCGGCAAGCTGAAGGCCGGGTTCTCGCCGATGCGCTTGAGGGGTTCTTGGACATCGCGACCGACCAGCTCCGAGATGGCTTCGCGGCTGATCGCCACCTTGTTGGCAGCCTCGATTTCATCGGCCTCCAGGGTGTCCACCCGGGCCTGAATCTCCAGCGGGTCGGTGACCGTCACCATCTGTCTTTGAAACAGACTCTCGACCCGCTTCAGGTTGTGCCGGGTCGCTTCCAGCTCGCGACGCACCAGGGACAGTTCATCCTCTGCCGCGAGTACGGTGAAGTAGCGATCCGACAGGTCGATACTGCTCAGCACCTGGGCATCCGCCGATTCGAACTGGCTCTGTTGCGCCAGCTCGGAAAACTTCTGATAGCTGCGCCAGCTTTGCGGGTCGTAGATGACTTGATTGAGCGCCAGCGAAGCGCGCTTGCCGTTGTACTCGGTCCGGCTCAAGTCATCATCACGGCGGCTGCGGTTGACACTCCCGTTGGCATTGAGTTGCGGCAGCATCCGGCCCAGGGCTTCGCGCTGGCGGCCTTCGCCGCTGCGGACCTGCGCCTGTGCCTTGAGAATGCGCGGGTCGGCACCCCGTGCTTCCTGTTGCAGTTGCCAAAGATCAACATAATTCGAATAGGCCTCGGCGGCCATCAGGCCAGCGGGAAGAAGCCCAAGTGGCAAGGACAGCCACCATGCAATACAACGCCTCATATCAGTCCTCGATCAACGAACGGGCGAACGCATTGGTCGCCGGTTGCATCAGGTACTGCAAGAGCGTGCGTGCGCCGGTATTGATCAGCACCTCGGCCGGCATTCCCGGTACCAGAGCCAGATCGCCCAAGGCCTTGCGGCCTTCATCGGTGACGGCCACACGCGCCAGGTAATAAGCCGTGCCGGTGTCCTTGTTGGTCAAGCGGTCAGCCGAAATCTGGATCAGCCGCCCGCTGATCACGGGCGTGGTACTGCTTTTAAAGGCACTGAAGCGTATGTCCACCGGACGCCCCACGGAAATCCGGTCGATGTCGATCGGTGAGACCTGGGCCTCGACGATCAGCTCTTCGCTGGCGGGGACGATATCCAGTAAAGGAGTTCCGGGACTGATCACACCGCCGAGGGTGTGTACGGTCATGCCCATGATCATCCCCGATTCCGGAGCGAGAATCTCGGTGCGTTGGTCGCGGTCCTGCACGGAGGAGAGTCGTTCGCGCAGGTCATAGACTTTGGTGCGCGCCTCACCCAGTTGCCCTGCCACCTCGGAAGCGAAGGTCTTTTTCAGTTGCAGAATCTTCAGTTTGGCCTCGCCTATCTGCACTGACGCCCGGGCACTTTCCGACTGTTGCTCGGCCACTTCAGCCTGCAGGCGCGAGAGGCTGCGTTCCTGTTCGCGCAGGCGTTGCTTGTCGACGTAGCCATCGGCCAACAGCGCGCGCAGATCGACTATTTCTTCCTCGTAGGAGCTAGCCAGGGTCTGCTTGCTGGCGATGATCGCCTTGAAGCCGCGGATCTGCTGCTCGATCTGCCCGATGGCCTGTTCCTGCAGACCTATTTCACCCAGCAGCGAAGTACGTCGGGTCTGGAAGATTCGCGCCTCGCTGTCGTGGGCTTCACGTACCCGCGGATCTTCAGCGTTGAGGCCTGGGACCGCTTTCGGTTCCGATAACCCATCGCGCTCGGCTACCAGGCGCGCTTCCAGTTCAAGTGCGGCAACCAGTTGGCTACGCATCATTTCCATCTCGGAGCGGGCCTGGGTGTTGTCCAGCACCAGAAGGATATCGCCGGTTTTCACCTGGTCGCCGTCATGGACGCGCAATTCACGAACGATACCGCCCTCCAGATGTTGCACGGTCTTGCGGTAGCTCTTGACCGTGACTACCCCAGGCGCCAACGCAGCGCTACCGAGGGGCGCGAGTGTCGCCCAGCCACCGAACAGGCCAAAGGTCAGCAGCAGAATAAGGTAGCCGACGCGGCGGGTCGGCCGGTCATCGAC
Proteins encoded in this window:
- a CDS encoding DUF2790 domain-containing protein; its protein translation is MKTLTTLLLTLLATSAMAATNEPVATPYNPAQPLDIAKVVSVTDTATTCDVVPATMVYIDHKGQTHSVTYQVMGNCTSSL
- a CDS encoding methyl-accepting chemotaxis protein, translating into MSTEKEQTTYQVGLQVKLEQLTESVLQTEEDMRFANQLARTAGERVKASTQSMQSSATVLEDLNLYMQRLDQVFDELGSQSMRIGSIVGSIQDIARQTNLLALNAAIEAARAGSHGRGFAVVADEVRNLSRQAADSSAQIRHIATGLEQSAEQARQGLQQLSGSTRLGLEKAGVALHSMGELQSGAVARVEVVERIMARLAGLHDLALQAKRLIV
- a CDS encoding OprD family porin: MKQILPTTGSVLSMALVSGFSNGATAAESGFIEDTTATLQARNYYFSRDFSDIVGANKQSKAEEWAQGFILNVKSGYTEGPVGFGVDVIGLLGLKLDSSPDRVNTGLLPVKDDGRAANDYSRLEAALKVRYSRTELKVGELQPNLPVLAFSDIRLLPPSYQGASISSNEINGLTLQGGHLSTTSLRNEAGDEKMQAMLGHVPQRQVSSDGFNFAGADYAFNDKRSSVSAWFGQLEDIYNQRFLGLKHSQPMGDWTLGANLGYYDSREDGKKLLGNIDNQAFFSLLSAKRGGHTFYVGYQGMFGDSAFPRVFANITPLGNEVPTYEFAYTDERSWQARYDYDFAALGVPGLTSTVRYISGNNVDTGQGFEGKDRERDLDLGYVLQSGSLKGLGIRVRNVMARSNYRSDIDENRLILSYTWTLL
- a CDS encoding benzoate/H(+) symporter BenE family transporter; translated protein: MKTFVRDFSLSAAIAGFIATVISYAGPLVIIFQAAESAQLSREVLSSWVWAISIGSAVLGIGLSLRYRVPVIIAWSAPGSALLVALLPGISMPEAVGAYLVSSLIIFLVGVSGAFDRIIGKLPAAIAAAMLAGILFSFGTGLFVSLQGKPLLVLAMFATYLICKRLMPRYAVLMVLLVGCSIAFLAGDLHSEALVIGLATAVWITPEFSLSATLNIALPLVMVALTGQFVPGMAVLRASGYATPAGPIIASSALGTALLAPFGCHGLNLAAITAAICTGREAHENPGKRYVAGVVGGLCYLVLGIFGATLVSLFSAFPKELIAALAGLALFAAIAGALAGAMAVPSDREAALVTFLTTASGMSLLGLSAAFWGLIFGMVTHVLLNARRESAAAEALPTVDQ
- a CDS encoding aromatic acid/H+ symport family MFS transporter; the encoded protein is MRKIDVHEVIDKARFNRFHWMVLFWCALIIIFDGYDLVIYGVVLPMLMKEWGLSPLQAGALGSYALFGMMFGALFFGPLSDRIGRKKAITICVMLFSGFTVLNGFARNPTEFGICRFIAGLGIGGVMPNVVALMNEYAPKKIRSTLVAIMFSGYSVGGMLSAGLGIVLIPSFGWQSVFYVAVLPLVLLPLIMYFLPESVGFMLRQGRNEEARNILQRVDPAYIAQTSDQLHMSEVKGTGTPVLQLFREGRALRTLMLWLAFFCCLLMVYALSSWLPKLMANAGYSLGSSLSFLLVLNFGAIFGAVGGGVLGDKLNLPRVLAVFFGVAAVSITLLGFNSPMPVLYLLIALAGATTIGSQILLYACAAQFYSMTIRSTGLGWASGIGRNGAIVGPLLGGALLGISLPLQLNFMAFALPGAVAAIAMTVFAISNQRSHRQSLSGLRHGSPDGSIGEAS
- a CDS encoding DUF1780 domain-containing protein — translated: MDDSDYLRLLTIAAEQANAFLSNARKWERERWVCQRLLQGLNIPYRVDEFAPAGEPPDVLFREANFEVFFVLDEGRRLNDEWRDELQRRRSAFSLSSLVRREAKPRRIPANEFLLRLAPTLRKKAHNYKERGMDLGELDIIAFASLKREVLDLNSHFPPPTEYLRQGWRSLSLVGPTFARVLFAHPDAPDFLRSNLGRSIVFDVGISL
- a CDS encoding MOSC domain-containing protein; translation: MSPLQELLAAVPQQGRVRWIGVRPQPHVPMIELEAVEARLEAGLTGDRARPGVRNARQVTLIQWEHLPVISSLMGRPDDNPVLPNDLRRNLVISGINLFSLKGRRFKIGQAIFETTGWCQPCARLQHNLGPGTFQAVRGHGGITARVLQSGIIRLDDTVSVEPIPASGYAPFNAG
- a CDS encoding DUF3094 domain-containing protein: MTSRLNPDDQKHVEEYLHLSQHRVERRPFRPWMLLVVVLAVTIGLGLLSRFISYLTL
- a CDS encoding NAD(P)/FAD-dependent oxidoreductase, with protein sequence MTHRIVIVGGGAGGLELATRLGKTLGKRGTASVMLVDANLTHIWKPLLHEVAAGSLNSSEDELNYVAQAKWNHFEFQLGRMSGLDRAQKKIQLAATYDEAGLELVPAREVPYDSLVIAVGSTTNDFGTQGAAQHCLFLDTRKQAERFHQQLLNHYLRAHAGQTDVVQQISVAIVGAGATGVELAAELHNAAHELAAYGLDRIKPENMHITLIEAGPRVLPALPERIGGPVHKTLEKLGVNVMTNAAVSEVTADSLITADGKVINASLKVWAAGIRAPGFLKDIDGLETNRINQLQVLPTLQTTRDENIFAFGDCAACPQPGTDRNVPPRAQAAHQQASLLAKSLKLRIEGKPLPVYKYTDYGSLISLSRFSAVGNLMGNLTGSVMLEGWLARMFYVSLYRMHQMALYGAFRTAMLVLGSKIGRGTEPRLKLH
- a CDS encoding TolC family outer membrane protein, with translation MPLGLLPAGLMAAEAYSNYVDLWQLQQEARGADPRILKAQAQVRSGEGRQREALGRMLPQLNANGSVNRSRRDDDLSRTEYNGKRASLALNQVIYDPQSWRSYQKFSELAQQSQFESADAQVLSSIDLSDRYFTVLAAEDELSLVRRELEATRHNLKRVESLFQRQMVTVTDPLEIQARVDTLEADEIEAANKVAISREAISELVGRDVQEPLKRIGENPAFSLPAQAEAYWVQTALESNPALKAREHSVNAAEAAIREAKAGHLPRLGLNLTAQRSDIGYEGSLTPRSDNFVASLDLQVPLYSGGSASAKVVASEGDKEAAQQDLEALRRQVVKETRSAYIGITAGLSRIKATRRALESAERSRLATESAFQYGVKNATDVLDSIKNEFSARRDLYQSQYKFVTSLLVLHRWSGRLSDIDIRQANDWLVAPL
- a CDS encoding HlyD family type I secretion periplasmic adaptor subunit; the protein is MQNPTPLSTDSSDLPVDDRPTRRVGYLILLLTFGLFGGWATLAPLGSAALAPGVVTVKSYRKTVQHLEGGIVRELRVHDGDQVKTGDILLVLDNTQARSEMEMMRSQLVAALELEARLVAERDGLSEPKAVPGLNAEDPRVREAHDSEARIFQTRRTSLLGEIGLQEQAIGQIEQQIRGFKAIIASKQTLASSYEEEIVDLRALLADGYVDKQRLREQERSLSRLQAEVAEQQSESARASVQIGEAKLKILQLKKTFASEVAGQLGEARTKVYDLRERLSSVQDRDQRTEILAPESGMIMGMTVHTLGGVISPGTPLLDIVPASEELIVEAQVSPIDIDRISVGRPVDIRFSAFKSSTTPVISGRLIQISADRLTNKDTGTAYYLARVAVTDEGRKALGDLALVPGMPAEVLINTGARTLLQYLMQPATNAFARSLIED